In Drosophila santomea strain STO CAGO 1482 chromosome 2L, Prin_Dsan_1.1, whole genome shotgun sequence, a single window of DNA contains:
- the LOC120456752 gene encoding lysosomal aspartic protease produces MGVRWNHFKLLLLWLTVLAVLALEVEAWKRVRIGLHKNPEPIEENIINELKTLSIKHKLKAGDSKTTTKQDTKDAGSKVATLSNMYNTEYYTTLQFGNPPQAMKVLIDTGSANLWVLSSKCPDSVAACANRIKYNASASTTYKAINAPFNIDYGSNSEDGPIALSGFQSQDTVNFAGYSIKNQVFAEITDAPETAFLKSQLDGIIGLGFSSIAIGGITPPFDNLVAQGLVNRAVFSIYLNRNGTDAIHGGELILGGTDSGLYSGCLTYVPVSVAGYWQFTMTSASVSGFQFCANCEAILDVGTSLIVVPKPVLRTINQILGVRNPTASNGVFLVDCSTISELPDIVFTIARRQFPLKSSDYVLRYGGTCVSGFTQMDGNSLLILGEIFLGTYYTAYDPVHKLIALAPAVH; encoded by the coding sequence GGATTGGATTGCACAAGAATCCTGAGCCAATTGAGGAGAACATTATAAACGAACTGAAGACCCTGTCCATCAAACACAAGTTGAAGGCTGGCGATTCAAAAACTACCACGAAACAGGATACAAAGGACGCAGGATCAAAAGTCGCCACACTGTCCAATATGTACAACACGGAGTACTACACCACATTACAGTTCGGAAATCCGCCTCAGGCTATGAAGGTGCTGATCGACACGGGTTCGGCGAATCTCTGGGTGCTTTCATCCAAGTGTCCAGACTCGGTGGCAGCCTGTGCCAATCGCATCAAGTACAACGCAAGTGCTTCCACAACCTACAAGGCTATCAATGCCCCATTCAATATCGATTATGGCTCCAATTCAGAGGATGGACCCATAGCACTGTCCGGTTTTCAGTCGCAGGACACGGTGAACTTCGCCGGATACTCCATTAAAAATCAGGTCTTCGCCGAAATCACCGATGCACCAGAGACCGCCTTTCTGAAATCCCAGCTCGATGGAATTATTGGATTGGGTTTCTCCAGCATAGCCATTGGTGGTATCACCCCACCCTTCGACAACTTGGTGGCCCAAGGCCTTGTAAACCGAGCTGTGTTTTCCATCTACCTGAATCGAAATGGCACAGATGCCATTCACGGTGGGGAGCTGATCCTGGGAGGAACCGACTCGGGTCTGTATAGTGGCTGTTTGACCTATGTGCCCGTGTCGGTCGCAGGATACTGGCAATTTACCATGACAAGTGCCTCGGTGAGcggctttcagttttgtgcGAACTGCGAGGCCATATTGGATGTGGGCACTTCGCTAATTGTTGTGCCTAAGCCAGTCCTGCGTACCATTAACCAAATATTGGGAGTTCGCAACCCGACGGCTTCGAACGGCGTCTTCCTAGTGGATTGCTCCACGATCAGCGAGCTTCCGGACATAGTCTTTACCATTGCCCGCCGGCAATTCCCCCTGAAATCCAGCGATTATGTGCTCCGATATGGAGGCACTTGTGTCTCGGGATTCACCCAAATGGATGGCAACTCCTTGCTGATTCTGGGCGAGATCTTCCTGGGCACCTACTACACAGCCTACGATCCTGTCCACAAACTCATTGCACTGGCACCTGCAGTTCACTAG